In Sphaeramia orbicularis chromosome 14, fSphaOr1.1, whole genome shotgun sequence, the following are encoded in one genomic region:
- the mks1 gene encoding tectonic-like complex member MKS1 isoform X1, whose amino-acid sequence MADGWNINTGEAVYRTRDSIKNLRIKVRIERLTSAAVISQHLQQKVLTQQNRGDIELETLSSQGHAVSCVSIGDSEEELVVGWLEKLFSQYEMELFQNEEVLQSPLDRQYHAEIKALNLAKGRRNRRIFTCSDYDRYTNSLPLKQLKNSSDILTSTEVGPTLLAERMANVRHRRQDRHNMDLTIPKSKLITWEPTEEFVRSCHVVNNAMQTMYINADLGPPGRLGDKNNEYVLVTIKTDENGTVIVKPDFNKDKEPYRIVTEGDKREVWCLTVENVSKSMKTEEKDKESNMYKDLYVRHKDYLNSLIGQDFEVLPVGTLRYLMNGEITTAKGFEYDNLYIHFFVELPNNWSSLRSQSLSGVTQACRTKTLGKDNVAFFSYPFNFEAFFMSEKENEECILQWPVLYFKVLSLDSWQCYRTEGYGYLLFPATAGKHTVTCNTWRPLQSGTVSALRRFFIGGSPELEDHSYVRVPGTLKGERLSRFGFWTETTGSVAFTLHCIQQSRAFVDATLMKKRRQQVFDQLGGFSQQGAVCNILEAFQRARRKMQEARENLPRDLINTASQLQTQPQHRP is encoded by the exons ATGGCAGACGGTTGGAATATAAACACCGGAGAAGCTGTTTACCGGACGCGCGATTCTATAAAAAACCTCAGAATAAA GGTGCGGATTGAGAGACTGACCTCCGCTGCAGTCATCTCCCAGCACCTTCAGCAGAAAGTCCTGACCCAGCAAAACAGAGGAGACATTGAACTGGAAACCCTCTCCTCACAAGGACATGCAG TATCCTGTGTGTCAATAGGTGACAGTGAGGAGGAGCTGGTGGTGGGTTGGCTGGAGAAACTCTTCAGTCAG TATGAGATGGAATTGTTTCAAAATGAAGAGGTCCTACAGAGCCCTCTGGACCGACAGTACCATGCAGAAATCAAGGCCCTGAACCTAGCTAAGGGTCGACGAAATCGCAGGATTTTCACTTGCAGTGACTATGACCGCTACACCAACTCTCTGCCTTTGAAGCAACTG AAAAACTCTTCTGACATACTGACCTCTACCGAAGTGGGCCCCACACTGCTAGCTGAAAGGATGGCCAATGTGAGACACAGACGCCAGGACAGACACAACAT GGACTTAACCATCCCAAAGTCAAAGCTGATCACGTGGGAGCCCACAGAGGAATTTGTAAGGAGCTGCCATGTGGTGAACAATGCCATGCAGACAATGTACATTAACGCAGATCTTGGTCCTCCTGGAAG GCTGGGTGACAAAAACAATGAATATGTACTGGTAaccataaaaacagatgaaaatggaACAGTCATTGTGAAGCCAGACTTCAACAAAGACAAGGAGCCCTACAG GATTGTGACAGAGGGTGATAAGAGAGAGGTTTGGTGTCTTACAGTGGAGAATGTCTCCAAATCCatgaaaactgaggaaaaggaCAAAGAGAGCAACATGTACAAAGAT ctctATGTTCGACACAAAGATTACCTCAACAGCCTAATAGGACAAGACTTTGAAGTA CTTCCTGTAGGAACTCTGCGCTACCTGATGAATGGAGAGATCA CCACTGCCAAAGGTTTTGAGTATGATAATCTTTACATCCATTTTTTCGTGGAACTACCCAATA acTGGTCCAGTTTAAGATCACAGTCCCTTTCGGGGGTAACCCAGGCCTGCCGGACAAAAACATTAGGAAAG GATAATGTAGCATTCTTCAGTTACCCCTTCAATTTCGAGGCTTTCTTCATGAGTGAAAAAGAGAATGAAG AGTGCATTCTACAGTGGCCTGTGCTGTACTTCAAGGTTCTGTCTCTGGACTCGTGGCAGTGCTACCGAACTGAAGGTTATGGATATCTGCTTTTTCCTGCTACAGCCG GTAAACACACAGTTACGTGCAATACATGGAGACCCCTTCAGTCAGGCACAGTCTCTGCACTGAGGCGCTTCTTTATCGGTGGCTCTCCAGAGCTCGAAGATCACAGCTATGTCCGTGTACCAGGGACCTTAAAG GGAGAGAGGCTTAGTCGCTTTGGCTTTTGGACTGAAACCACAGGAAGTGTCGCCTTTACTCTGCATTGCATCCAGCAATCCAG AGCCTTTGTTGATGCCACcctgatgaagaagaggaggcagCAAGTTTTTGACCAGCTGGGAGGATTCAGTCAGCAAGGAGCTGTC
- the mks1 gene encoding tectonic-like complex member MKS1 isoform X2, with product MADGWNINTGEAVYRTRDSIKNLRIKVRIERLTSAAVISQHLQQKVLTQQNRGDIELETLSSQGHAGDSEEELVVGWLEKLFSQYEMELFQNEEVLQSPLDRQYHAEIKALNLAKGRRNRRIFTCSDYDRYTNSLPLKQLKNSSDILTSTEVGPTLLAERMANVRHRRQDRHNMDLTIPKSKLITWEPTEEFVRSCHVVNNAMQTMYINADLGPPGRLGDKNNEYVLVTIKTDENGTVIVKPDFNKDKEPYRIVTEGDKREVWCLTVENVSKSMKTEEKDKESNMYKDLYVRHKDYLNSLIGQDFEVLPVGTLRYLMNGEITTAKGFEYDNLYIHFFVELPNNWSSLRSQSLSGVTQACRTKTLGKDNVAFFSYPFNFEAFFMSEKENEECILQWPVLYFKVLSLDSWQCYRTEGYGYLLFPATAGKHTVTCNTWRPLQSGTVSALRRFFIGGSPELEDHSYVRVPGTLKGERLSRFGFWTETTGSVAFTLHCIQQSRAFVDATLMKKRRQQVFDQLGGFSQQGAVCNILEAFQRARRKMQEARENLPRDLINTASQLQTQPQHRP from the exons ATGGCAGACGGTTGGAATATAAACACCGGAGAAGCTGTTTACCGGACGCGCGATTCTATAAAAAACCTCAGAATAAA GGTGCGGATTGAGAGACTGACCTCCGCTGCAGTCATCTCCCAGCACCTTCAGCAGAAAGTCCTGACCCAGCAAAACAGAGGAGACATTGAACTGGAAACCCTCTCCTCACAAGGACATGCAG GTGACAGTGAGGAGGAGCTGGTGGTGGGTTGGCTGGAGAAACTCTTCAGTCAG TATGAGATGGAATTGTTTCAAAATGAAGAGGTCCTACAGAGCCCTCTGGACCGACAGTACCATGCAGAAATCAAGGCCCTGAACCTAGCTAAGGGTCGACGAAATCGCAGGATTTTCACTTGCAGTGACTATGACCGCTACACCAACTCTCTGCCTTTGAAGCAACTG AAAAACTCTTCTGACATACTGACCTCTACCGAAGTGGGCCCCACACTGCTAGCTGAAAGGATGGCCAATGTGAGACACAGACGCCAGGACAGACACAACAT GGACTTAACCATCCCAAAGTCAAAGCTGATCACGTGGGAGCCCACAGAGGAATTTGTAAGGAGCTGCCATGTGGTGAACAATGCCATGCAGACAATGTACATTAACGCAGATCTTGGTCCTCCTGGAAG GCTGGGTGACAAAAACAATGAATATGTACTGGTAaccataaaaacagatgaaaatggaACAGTCATTGTGAAGCCAGACTTCAACAAAGACAAGGAGCCCTACAG GATTGTGACAGAGGGTGATAAGAGAGAGGTTTGGTGTCTTACAGTGGAGAATGTCTCCAAATCCatgaaaactgaggaaaaggaCAAAGAGAGCAACATGTACAAAGAT ctctATGTTCGACACAAAGATTACCTCAACAGCCTAATAGGACAAGACTTTGAAGTA CTTCCTGTAGGAACTCTGCGCTACCTGATGAATGGAGAGATCA CCACTGCCAAAGGTTTTGAGTATGATAATCTTTACATCCATTTTTTCGTGGAACTACCCAATA acTGGTCCAGTTTAAGATCACAGTCCCTTTCGGGGGTAACCCAGGCCTGCCGGACAAAAACATTAGGAAAG GATAATGTAGCATTCTTCAGTTACCCCTTCAATTTCGAGGCTTTCTTCATGAGTGAAAAAGAGAATGAAG AGTGCATTCTACAGTGGCCTGTGCTGTACTTCAAGGTTCTGTCTCTGGACTCGTGGCAGTGCTACCGAACTGAAGGTTATGGATATCTGCTTTTTCCTGCTACAGCCG GTAAACACACAGTTACGTGCAATACATGGAGACCCCTTCAGTCAGGCACAGTCTCTGCACTGAGGCGCTTCTTTATCGGTGGCTCTCCAGAGCTCGAAGATCACAGCTATGTCCGTGTACCAGGGACCTTAAAG GGAGAGAGGCTTAGTCGCTTTGGCTTTTGGACTGAAACCACAGGAAGTGTCGCCTTTACTCTGCATTGCATCCAGCAATCCAG AGCCTTTGTTGATGCCACcctgatgaagaagaggaggcagCAAGTTTTTGACCAGCTGGGAGGATTCAGTCAGCAAGGAGCTGTC